A single region of the Alosa alosa isolate M-15738 ecotype Scorff River chromosome 6, AALO_Geno_1.1, whole genome shotgun sequence genome encodes:
- the rps2 gene encoding 40S ribosomal protein S2: MADDAGGRGGFRGGFGTGGRGRGRGRGRGRGRGRGARGGKSEDKEWVPVTKLGRLVKDMKIKSLEEIYLYSLPIKESEIIDFFLGTALKDEVLKIMPVQKQTRAGQRTRFKAFVAIGDYNGHVGLGVKCSKEVATAIRGAIILAKLSIVPVRRGYWGNKIGKPHTVPCKVTGRCGSVLVRLIPAPRGTGIVSAPVPKKLLMMAGIDDCYTSARGCTATLGNFAKATFDAISKTYSYLTPDLWKETVFTKSPYQEFTDHLAKTHSRVAVQKALQAAT; encoded by the exons ATGGCGGACGACGCCGGTGGTAGAGGAGGTTTTCGCGGAGGTTTCGGCACCGGGGGCCGAGGTCGTGGCCGTGGACGCGGCAGGGGCCGCGGACGTGGTCGTGGGGCCAGGGGTGGCAAGTCCGAGGACAAGGAG TGGGTGCCTGTGACCAAGCTTGGTCGCCTTGTTAAGGACATGAAAATCAAGTCCCTGGAGGAGATTTACCTGTACTCCCTCCCCATCAAAGAGTCGGAAATCATTGATTTCTTCCTGGGCACTGCACTGAAGGATGAGGTTCTGAAGATCATGCCTGTGCAGAAGCAGACCAGGGCTGGACAGCGCACCAGGTTCAAG gctTTTGTTGCCATTGGTGACTACAATGGACATGTTGGCCTGGGAGTGAAGTGCTCCAAGGAGGTGGCAACTGCCATTCGTGGTGCCATCATCTTGGCCAAGCTGTCCATCGTCCCTGTGAGGAGAGGCTACTGGGGTAACAAAATCGGAAAGCCCCATACTGTGCCCTGCAAG GTTACTGGCCGCTGTGGCTCAGTACTTGTGCGTCTGATTCCTGCCCCCCGTGGTACTGGCATCGTGTCTGCTCCCGTTCCCAAGAAGCTTCTCATGATGGCGGGTATTGATGACTGCTACACCTCCGCTAGAGGCTGCACTGCCACCCTGGGCAACTTTG CCAAGGCAACATTTGATGCCATTTCCAAGACCTACAGCtacctgacccctgacctctgGAAGGAGACCGTGTTCACAAAGTCTCCTTATCAG GAATTCACGGATCATCTGGCAAAGACCCACTCAAGGGTTGCTGTACAGAAGGCTCTCCAGGCAGCCACATAA
- the ndufb10 gene encoding NADH dehydrogenase [ubiquinone] 1 beta subcomplex subunit 10, producing the protein MPQEYEKDAYPEPPKRTPVPEKETALPNPALIASKLFYYSVDYPVTKFREIIDGVRGQNKYYYYHQNFRRVPDLTECVEGDYLCYYEAEMQWRRDYKVDQEILKIMQERLRACQQREGHSYVENCQNDLQQFNEVAKAFNSRYADLGAHANSRRCLMKQKQRMLEQQQ; encoded by the exons ATGCCGCAGGAATACGAGAAAGATGCATACCCGGAGCCTCCCAAACGGACTCCGGTTCCCGAGAAGGAGACCGCCCTTCCGAATCCAGCTCTGATTGCCTCCAAACTGTTTTATTATTCCGTAGACTATCCTGTCACCAAATTTAGag aaatcaTTGATGGCGTTCGGGGTCAGAACAAGTACTACTACTATCACCAGAACTTCCGACGTGTACCAGATTTGACTGAATGTGTCGAGGGCGACTATCTGTGTTACTATGAGGCGGAGATGCAGTGGAGGAGAGATTA TAAGGTTGACCAGGAGATCCTGAAAATAATGCAGGAGCGCCTTCGTGCATGCCAGCAGCGGGAGGGCCACAGCTACGTTGAGAACTGCCAGAACGACCTGCAGCAGTTCAATGAAGTTGCCAAGGCCTTCAACTCTCGAT ATGCAGATTTGGGGGCTCACGCGAATAGCCGCAGGTGTCTGATGAAGCAGAAGCAAAGGATGCTCGAGCAGCAACAATAA
- the zgc:193811 gene encoding uncharacterized protein zgc:193811 isoform X1 — protein MKTYDRRIQSAELTSTGIGHKFVHPPPFHKSSSRLKGPPPLSLDYRPCIPVASIFTSTSQMDHSRKPLTGPLADVKYPLAPPHWKTHTMTDLNRRIKDCWALRVLPSPTSETRDHYRGQPARISPSTAPSYELLALYGKLAADQTVPPPGPVLSTTHRDYRHFNSFELNSSYSGQAKPLPEGLTKSSAYSHMPGHKAPSTTSCYPRLSRRSVAVPYGAYTSLYRDSFTTPALPRTLSHQVQPQHPST, from the exons ATGAAGACTTACGACCGACGGATACAAAGCGCAGAACTCACCAGTACTGGAATCGGCCACAAATTTGTTCACCCTCCACCTTTCCATAAAAGTAGCAGCAGATTGAAG GGCCCACCGCCTCTCTCACTTGACTACAGGCCTTGCATCCCTGTGGCCTCCATCTTCACATCCACCTCACAAATGGATCACAGCAGGAAGCCACTGACTGGACCATTGGCTGACGTTAAGTACCCCTTGGCTCCACCACACTGGAAGACTCACACAATGACGGATTTAAACCGGAGG ATTAAGGATTGCTGGGCCTTACGGGTGCTTCCCAGCCCAACCAGTGAAACACGGGACCACTACAGGGGTCAGCCAGCACGCATCAGCCCCTCTACAGCACCTAGCTATGAGTTACTG GCCTTGTATGGAAAGCTTGCTGCAGATCAGACCGTGCCCCCTCCAGGTCCAGTACTCAGCACCACTCACAGAGATTACAGGCACTTTAACAG CTTTGAACTGAACTCGTCATACTCAGGCCAGGCCAAACCACTCCCTGAAGGACTGACCAAGAGCTCTGCCTACAGCCACATGCCTGGCCATAAAGCCCCGTCCACCACTTCGTGTTACCCTCGGCTGTCACGCCGCTCTGTGGCGGTGCCGTACGGAGCCTACACTTCTCTGTACAGGGACAGTTTCACAACTCCTGCCTTGCCTCGTACCCTGTCACACCAAGTCCAGCCCCAGCATCCGAGCACCTAG
- the LOC125295491 gene encoding RING finger protein 151-like isoform X3 encodes MGGYDADSFVDPPDPELICTICQGVLRCPVRAPCHHIFCKKCILQWLKRQETCPCCRKPINHNLILVMYKLSRSIGRMKIKCKNEIRGCRATFPLAEQYCHSLGCVFELVGCPYRGCRAQLLRRDLETHARHCEHWSQPCHMGCGALLSQGTRAQHNCYQQLRLQHEAQRQSHRAIAVALQRKMRRMQKAMANMKEQITLICESLEVMDEQEGEDEGSNNERDNIRCF; translated from the exons ATGGGAGGTTATGATGCAGACTCTTTTGTTGATCCTCCAGACCCAGAGCTGATTTGTACCATATGTCAGGGTGTTCTTAGATGTCCAGTGCGGGCGCCTTGCCATCACATCTTCTGCAAAAAATGCATATTACAGTGGCTGAAAAG GCAGGAGACATGTCCTTGTTGTCGAAAGCCAATTAATCATAACTTAATATTAGTTATGTACAAATTGAGCAGGTCAATTGGCCGTATGAAGATTAAG TGCAAGAATGAGATCCGTGGCTGCCGTGCCACTTTTCCACTGGCCGAGCAATACTGCCACAGCCTGGGCTGCGTGTTCGAGCTGGTGGGGTGCCCGTACCGTGGGTGCCGCGCCCAACTGCTTCGCCGTGACCTGGAGACCCACGCGCGCCACTGCGAGCACTGGAGCCAGCCCTGCCACATGGGATGTGGAGCTCTGCTGAGCCAGGGCACGCGGGCACAGCACAACTGCTACCAGCAGCTACGGCTGCAGCATGAGGCACAGCGGCAGAGCCACCGCGCCATTGCCGTTGCACTCCAGAGGAAGATGCGGCGCATGCAGAAGGCCATGGCCAACATGAAGGAGCAGATCACCTTGATCTGTGAGAGCCTGGAGGTGATGGAtgagcaggagggagaggatgagggCAGCAACAATGAAAGAGACAACATTAGGTGCTTCTGA
- the LOC125295491 gene encoding RING finger protein 151-like isoform X1, translating to MVMSPHPCPIDGDGAPCFDSAREGHSWITTLRKMADPELCLEMGGYDADSFVDPPDPELICTICQGVLRCPVRAPCHHIFCKKCILQWLKRQETCPCCRKPINHNLILVMYKLSRSIGRMKIKCKNEIRGCRATFPLAEQYCHSLGCVFELVGCPYRGCRAQLLRRDLETHARHCEHWSQPCHMGCGALLSQGTRAQHNCYQQLRLQHEAQRQSHRAIAVALQRKMRRMQKAMANMKEQITLICESLEVMDEQEGEDEGSNNERDNIRCF from the exons ATGGTAATGTCACCCCACCCATGTCCTATTGATGGTGATGGGGCTCCCTGTTTTGACAGTGCACGTGAGGGTCATTCATGGATAACAACGTTGAGGAAAATG GCTGATCCAGAGCTATGCCTTGAGATGGGAGGTTATGATGCAGACTCTTTTGTTGATCCTCCAGACCCAGAGCTGATTTGTACCATATGTCAGGGTGTTCTTAGATGTCCAGTGCGGGCGCCTTGCCATCACATCTTCTGCAAAAAATGCATATTACAGTGGCTGAAAAG GCAGGAGACATGTCCTTGTTGTCGAAAGCCAATTAATCATAACTTAATATTAGTTATGTACAAATTGAGCAGGTCAATTGGCCGTATGAAGATTAAG TGCAAGAATGAGATCCGTGGCTGCCGTGCCACTTTTCCACTGGCCGAGCAATACTGCCACAGCCTGGGCTGCGTGTTCGAGCTGGTGGGGTGCCCGTACCGTGGGTGCCGCGCCCAACTGCTTCGCCGTGACCTGGAGACCCACGCGCGCCACTGCGAGCACTGGAGCCAGCCCTGCCACATGGGATGTGGAGCTCTGCTGAGCCAGGGCACGCGGGCACAGCACAACTGCTACCAGCAGCTACGGCTGCAGCATGAGGCACAGCGGCAGAGCCACCGCGCCATTGCCGTTGCACTCCAGAGGAAGATGCGGCGCATGCAGAAGGCCATGGCCAACATGAAGGAGCAGATCACCTTGATCTGTGAGAGCCTGGAGGTGATGGAtgagcaggagggagaggatgagggCAGCAACAATGAAAGAGACAACATTAGGTGCTTCTGA
- the zgc:193811 gene encoding uncharacterized protein zgc:193811 isoform X2, which produces MDHSRKPLTGPLADVKYPLAPPHWKTHTMTDLNRRIKDCWALRVLPSPTSETRDHYRGQPARISPSTAPSYELLALYGKLAADQTVPPPGPVLSTTHRDYRHFNSFELNSSYSGQAKPLPEGLTKSSAYSHMPGHKAPSTTSCYPRLSRRSVAVPYGAYTSLYRDSFTTPALPRTLSHQVQPQHPST; this is translated from the exons ATGGATCACAGCAGGAAGCCACTGACTGGACCATTGGCTGACGTTAAGTACCCCTTGGCTCCACCACACTGGAAGACTCACACAATGACGGATTTAAACCGGAGG ATTAAGGATTGCTGGGCCTTACGGGTGCTTCCCAGCCCAACCAGTGAAACACGGGACCACTACAGGGGTCAGCCAGCACGCATCAGCCCCTCTACAGCACCTAGCTATGAGTTACTG GCCTTGTATGGAAAGCTTGCTGCAGATCAGACCGTGCCCCCTCCAGGTCCAGTACTCAGCACCACTCACAGAGATTACAGGCACTTTAACAG CTTTGAACTGAACTCGTCATACTCAGGCCAGGCCAAACCACTCCCTGAAGGACTGACCAAGAGCTCTGCCTACAGCCACATGCCTGGCCATAAAGCCCCGTCCACCACTTCGTGTTACCCTCGGCTGTCACGCCGCTCTGTGGCGGTGCCGTACGGAGCCTACACTTCTCTGTACAGGGACAGTTTCACAACTCCTGCCTTGCCTCGTACCCTGTCACACCAAGTCCAGCCCCAGCATCCGAGCACCTAG
- the LOC125295491 gene encoding RING finger protein 151-like isoform X4, with product MDNNVEENDPELICTICQGVLRCPVRAPCHHIFCKKCILQWLKRQETCPCCRKPINHNLILVMYKLSRSIGRMKIKCKNEIRGCRATFPLAEQYCHSLGCVFELVGCPYRGCRAQLLRRDLETHARHCEHWSQPCHMGCGALLSQGTRAQHNCYQQLRLQHEAQRQSHRAIAVALQRKMRRMQKAMANMKEQITLICESLEVMDEQEGEDEGSNNERDNIRCF from the exons ATGGATAACAACGTTGAGGAAAATG ACCCAGAGCTGATTTGTACCATATGTCAGGGTGTTCTTAGATGTCCAGTGCGGGCGCCTTGCCATCACATCTTCTGCAAAAAATGCATATTACAGTGGCTGAAAAG GCAGGAGACATGTCCTTGTTGTCGAAAGCCAATTAATCATAACTTAATATTAGTTATGTACAAATTGAGCAGGTCAATTGGCCGTATGAAGATTAAG TGCAAGAATGAGATCCGTGGCTGCCGTGCCACTTTTCCACTGGCCGAGCAATACTGCCACAGCCTGGGCTGCGTGTTCGAGCTGGTGGGGTGCCCGTACCGTGGGTGCCGCGCCCAACTGCTTCGCCGTGACCTGGAGACCCACGCGCGCCACTGCGAGCACTGGAGCCAGCCCTGCCACATGGGATGTGGAGCTCTGCTGAGCCAGGGCACGCGGGCACAGCACAACTGCTACCAGCAGCTACGGCTGCAGCATGAGGCACAGCGGCAGAGCCACCGCGCCATTGCCGTTGCACTCCAGAGGAAGATGCGGCGCATGCAGAAGGCCATGGCCAACATGAAGGAGCAGATCACCTTGATCTGTGAGAGCCTGGAGGTGATGGAtgagcaggagggagaggatgagggCAGCAACAATGAAAGAGACAACATTAGGTGCTTCTGA
- the LOC125295491 gene encoding RING finger protein 151-like isoform X2: protein MERWRVNKFVADSSTDPELICTICQGVLRCPVRAPCHHIFCKKCILQWLKRQETCPCCRKPINHNLILVMYKLSRSIGRMKIKCKNEIRGCRATFPLAEQYCHSLGCVFELVGCPYRGCRAQLLRRDLETHARHCEHWSQPCHMGCGALLSQGTRAQHNCYQQLRLQHEAQRQSHRAIAVALQRKMRRMQKAMANMKEQITLICESLEVMDEQEGEDEGSNNERDNIRCF, encoded by the exons ATGGAAAGGTGGAGGGTGAACAAATTTGTGGCCGATTCCAGTACTG ACCCAGAGCTGATTTGTACCATATGTCAGGGTGTTCTTAGATGTCCAGTGCGGGCGCCTTGCCATCACATCTTCTGCAAAAAATGCATATTACAGTGGCTGAAAAG GCAGGAGACATGTCCTTGTTGTCGAAAGCCAATTAATCATAACTTAATATTAGTTATGTACAAATTGAGCAGGTCAATTGGCCGTATGAAGATTAAG TGCAAGAATGAGATCCGTGGCTGCCGTGCCACTTTTCCACTGGCCGAGCAATACTGCCACAGCCTGGGCTGCGTGTTCGAGCTGGTGGGGTGCCCGTACCGTGGGTGCCGCGCCCAACTGCTTCGCCGTGACCTGGAGACCCACGCGCGCCACTGCGAGCACTGGAGCCAGCCCTGCCACATGGGATGTGGAGCTCTGCTGAGCCAGGGCACGCGGGCACAGCACAACTGCTACCAGCAGCTACGGCTGCAGCATGAGGCACAGCGGCAGAGCCACCGCGCCATTGCCGTTGCACTCCAGAGGAAGATGCGGCGCATGCAGAAGGCCATGGCCAACATGAAGGAGCAGATCACCTTGATCTGTGAGAGCCTGGAGGTGATGGAtgagcaggagggagaggatgagggCAGCAACAATGAAAGAGACAACATTAGGTGCTTCTGA
- the rpl3 gene encoding 60S ribosomal protein L3 → MSHRKFHAPRHGHMGFLPRKRSHKHRGKVRTWPKDDPSKPVHLTAFMGYKAGMTHTLREMHRTAMKQSKREEVEAVTIIETPPIVVVGIVGYISTIRGLRNFKTVFAEHMSDECRRKFYKNWYKSKKKAFTKYSKKWQDEVGKKQLEKDFDAMKKYCSVIRVVVHTQMRLLPLRQKKAHLMEVQLNGGTIAEKVDWAIERLEQSVPVASVFSQNELIDVLGVTKGHGFKGVTSRWHTKKLPRKTHKGLRKVACIGAWHPARVSYTIARAGQKGYNHRTELNKKIYRIGKGVHVQDGKVIRNNASTNYDTTQKTITPMGGFPHYGEVNNDFLMLKGCVVGTKKRVLTLRKSLLVHTSRKAKEEIELKFIDTTSKFGFGHFQTAQEKRAFMGPLKKDALKKQPETKTDELD, encoded by the exons ATG TCTCATCGTAAATTCCATGCCCCTCGTCATGGGCACATGGGCTTCCTGCCCCGTAAGCGCAGCCATAAGCACAGGGGGAAGGTGCGCACCTGGCCTAAGGATGACCCCAGCAAACCTGTCCACCTCACCGCCTTCATGGGTTACAAGGCTGGCATGACCCATACTCTGAGAGAGATGCACCGCACAGCCATGA AGCAGTCCAAGCGTGAGGAGGTGGAGGCGGTCACCATCATTGAGACACCCCCTATCGTGGTCGTGGGAATCGTTGGATATATCAGCACCATAAGGGGCCTGCGCAACTTCAAGACAGTCTTCGCTGAGCATATGAGTGATGAATGCCGACGCAAATTCTACAAAAACTG GTACAAGAGCAAGAAGAAGGCCTTCACAAAATACAGCAAAAAATGGCAAGATGAGGTGGGCAAGAAGCAGCTGGAGAAGGACTTTGACGCCATGAAGAAATACTGCTCCGTCATCCGCGTCGTAGTGCACACCCAG atGCGATTGCTACCTCTTAGGCAGAAAAAAGCCCACCTGATGGAGGTGCAGCTGAATGGAGGCACTATAGCGGAGAAGGTAGACTGGGCGATAGAGCGGCTGGAGCAATCTGTTCCTGTGGCTTCTGTCTTCAGTCAAAACGAGTTGATTGATGTCCTTGGTGTTACCAAGGGTCACGGTTTCAAAG GTGTGACGAGCCGCTGGCACACCAAGAAGCTTCCCAGGAAGACTCACAAAGGTCTCCGCAAGGTGGCATGTATCGGCGCCTGGCATCCCGCCCGCGTGTCCTACACTATCGCCCGCGCCGGCCAGAAAGGATACAACCACCGCACAGAGCTCAACAAGAAG ATATACCGTATTGGAAAAGGGGTCCATGTTCAGGATGGCAAAGTGATCCGCAACAACGCCTCCACAAATTATGACACCACTCAGAAGACCATCACCCCAATG GGTGGATTCCCACACTACGGAGAGGTCAACAATGATTTCTTGATGCTGAAAGGCTGTGTGGTTGGCACCAAAAAACGTGTCCTTACTCTCAGAAAG TCTCTCCTTGTGCACACATCACGTAAGGCTAAGGAAGAAATCGAGCTCAAGTTTATTGACACCACGTCTAAGTTTGGCTTTGGACACTTCCAGACTGCACAGGAGAAGAGGGCGTTTATG GGTCCACTGAAGAAAGATGCCCTGAAGAAACAACCAGAAACGAAGACTGATGAGCTGGACTGA